Proteins encoded within one genomic window of Ranitomeya variabilis isolate aRanVar5 chromosome 4, aRanVar5.hap1, whole genome shotgun sequence:
- the LOC143767578 gene encoding taste receptor type 2 member 2-like, producing the protein MSSIEPTLAVGIFIFFLVTGVSGNLFILTVHFLVWIKTSDCNPSMIIINSIALISIAGQAAITIDRVTLYMFVKFYMQAWVAKLFMVVLSSLAFSSLWSSTCLCFYYCIKIVNFNWSFVYKLKAKAPLYVPWLLIISISASWSVGVSAYLDLDMDIKPETVLTAGNITLIFSFNLNSRCKCLFQIYMLFAAIAFAIIFLTAGAIVTSLCKHMIRMKKSNETSGNPRIRSHLSAAKTVTYLLILYVIFYGFLSSLFNGVEKDSNFLFFFSYIVVSAVPTFNSLILIMGNRKLSDSLKKLLCTRPHAANTEVTVTTY; encoded by the coding sequence ATGTCTTCTATCGAACCTACTTTGGCAGTTGGCATCTTCATCTTCTTTCTAGTGACTGGAGTGTCAGGAAATCTTTTCATCCTAACAGTTCATTTTCTAGTCTGGATAAAGACCAGTGATTGTAATCCATCCATGATTATAATCAACAGCATTGCCCTTATCAGTATTGCGGGCCAAGCAGCAATTACAATTGATAGGGTCACGCTCTATATGTTTGTGAAGTTCTACATGCAAGCCTGGGTGGCGAAGCTTTTTATGGTCGTACTGTCGTCATTGGCGTTTTCAAGTCTTTGGAGTTCCACTTGCCTTTGCTTCTACTACTGCATTAAGATTGTCAATTTCAATTGGTCTTTCGTCTACAAGCTCAAGGCAAAGGCTCCTTTATATGTTCCTTGGCTGCTCATTATTTCTATCTCTGCATCTTGGTCAGTTGGAGTATCAGCCTACTTGGATCTAGACATGGACATTAAGCCTGAGACTGTTCTTACAGCTGGAAACATAACTTTAATATTTTCTTTCAATCTTAATAGCAGATGCAAATGTCTGTTCCAGATTTACATGCTGTTTGCTGCCATTGCCTTTGCCATAATATTTCTCACTGCTGGAGCCATTGTCACCTCTTTGTGTAAGCACATGATACGGATGAAGAAGAGCAATGAAACTTCTGGAAATCCAAGAATTCGTTCTCATTTATCAGCAGCTAAAACAGTAACTTATCTGCTTATTTTGTATGTAATATTTTATGGGTTCCTGAGCTCATTATTTAATGGGGTAGAGAAAGACAGCAACTTTCTATTTTTCTTTTCCTATATTGTAGTTTCCGCTGTTCCAACATTTAACTCACTTATTTTGATAATGGGAAACCGAAAGTTGTCAGACAGTCTGAAGAAGCTATTATGTACGAGACCTCATGCTGCTAATACTGAAGTCACTGTAACCACATACTAG